In a single window of the Microbacterium sp. SL75 genome:
- a CDS encoding MerR family transcriptional regulator, with the protein MVSIGELARQTGTTPRMLRHWEATGLLPPADVDPATGRRSYDLAQEGRVLTIVALRANGFGLEEIRVLLDSRTDHAKLRAVLDARRSTLSASIARDNAALRRLDSRIASLDRGHHDIATTLTLEALPPLTGPGLRTSVAHESEIPAAVRAVLDRMAAPAGAEVALVYDGTTDPRVIAVTAVCEAARTDVITIPGAPRAASVRLAQRPVDLGDTWAALDAALLPLGLAATGPYRHILHSEGTATTLATPTTPVTGSV; encoded by the coding sequence ATGGTCTCGATCGGTGAACTCGCTCGGCAAACGGGTACGACGCCACGCATGCTGCGCCACTGGGAGGCCACCGGCCTTCTGCCTCCCGCAGACGTCGATCCGGCAACCGGACGCCGCTCCTACGACCTCGCGCAGGAAGGACGCGTGCTGACCATCGTCGCCCTCCGTGCCAACGGCTTCGGACTCGAAGAGATCCGCGTCCTGCTCGACTCACGGACGGACCACGCGAAGCTGCGCGCAGTCCTCGATGCGAGGCGATCGACGCTTTCCGCCAGCATCGCCCGCGACAACGCCGCCCTGCGCCGTCTGGACAGCAGGATCGCCTCGCTCGACCGCGGGCACCACGACATCGCGACGACGCTGACGCTGGAAGCGCTCCCCCCGCTCACGGGCCCGGGCCTGCGGACGTCCGTGGCGCACGAGTCGGAGATTCCCGCGGCGGTGCGCGCGGTGCTCGATCGGATGGCCGCACCGGCAGGGGCGGAGGTCGCCCTCGTCTACGACGGGACGACGGACCCCCGGGTGATCGCCGTGACCGCGGTCTGCGAGGCGGCCCGAACAGACGTGATCACGATCCCGGGAGCGCCCCGCGCGGCGAGCGTCCGGCTCGCACAACGGCCCGTCGACCTCGGGGACACCTGGGCCGCTCTCGACGCCGCGCTCCTGCCGCTAGGGCTCGCGGCGACCGGGCCATATCGTCACATTCTTCACTCGGAGGGGACGGCCACCACGCTCGCGACCCCGACCACACCGGTGACCGGCTCGGTATGA
- the pth gene encoding aminoacyl-tRNA hydrolase, which yields MADTWLIVGLGNPGPRYEATRHNIGQMVIDELAARRREAFRAHKANARVVETWLRPGAAKLVLAKPNSFMNVSGGPAAGLARFYDIGPERIVVVHDELDIPYDTIKLKTGGGHGGHNGVRDIAKALGTPDFPRVRVGIGRPVGRQDPADWVLDPFSAAERQTLPILVSDAADAVELLADEGLVAAQQRFHAPRA from the coding sequence ATGGCAGACACCTGGCTCATCGTGGGTCTCGGCAACCCCGGCCCGCGCTACGAGGCGACGAGGCACAACATCGGTCAGATGGTCATCGATGAACTCGCCGCCCGTCGCCGCGAAGCGTTCCGCGCGCACAAGGCCAACGCGCGAGTGGTCGAGACCTGGCTGCGGCCGGGAGCGGCGAAGCTCGTGCTGGCCAAGCCCAACAGTTTCATGAACGTCTCCGGCGGCCCGGCCGCCGGCCTCGCCCGGTTCTACGACATCGGCCCCGAGCGGATCGTCGTCGTGCACGACGAGCTCGATATCCCCTACGACACCATCAAGCTCAAGACCGGCGGCGGTCACGGTGGTCACAACGGCGTCCGTGACATCGCGAAAGCGCTCGGCACGCCCGACTTCCCCCGGGTGCGGGTCGGAATCGGTCGCCCGGTCGGCCGGCAAGATCCCGCGGACTGGGTGCTCGACCCCTTCAGCGCCGCCGAGCGTCAGACCCTGCCCATCCTGGTCTCGGATGCCGCGGATGCCGTGGAGCTGTTGGCCGACGAGGGCCTCGTCGCCGCGCAGCAGCGCTTCCACGCTCCGCGCGCCTGA
- a CDS encoding 50S ribosomal protein L25/general stress protein Ctc: MSEDNKVVVELRENFGKGFARRLRAAGKIPAVIYGHGTEPQHVALPGHQTALLIRRANALLDLDIAGKSQLVLVKDVQKDPVRQIIEHIDLIVVNKGEKVQVDVPVVITGEPFSGTIAMLDATSVSLEVEATHIPQNVEVDVEGAEDGTQITAADLKLPQGATLVTEPETLIVGVSIPLDTIAADEEIAEADAEVAGEQSEEAETAEQGDDK, from the coding sequence ATGTCGGAAGACAACAAGGTCGTCGTAGAACTGCGCGAGAACTTCGGCAAGGGCTTCGCCCGTCGCCTCCGCGCCGCGGGCAAGATCCCCGCCGTCATCTACGGTCACGGCACCGAGCCCCAGCACGTCGCGCTGCCCGGTCACCAGACCGCGCTGCTGATCCGTCGCGCCAACGCGCTGCTCGACCTCGACATCGCGGGCAAGAGCCAGCTCGTCCTCGTCAAGGATGTCCAGAAGGACCCCGTGCGCCAGATCATCGAGCACATCGACCTCATCGTGGTGAACAAGGGCGAGAAGGTCCAGGTCGACGTTCCCGTCGTCATCACCGGCGAGCCCTTCTCGGGCACCATCGCCATGCTCGACGCCACGTCGGTCTCGCTCGAGGTCGAGGCCACTCACATCCCGCAGAACGTCGAGGTCGATGTCGAGGGCGCCGAGGATGGCACCCAGATCACCGCCGCCGACCTGAAGCTGCCCCAGGGCGCGACCCTCGTCACCGAGCCCGAGACTCTCATCGTGGGTGTCTCGATCCCGCTCGACACGATCGCCGCCGACGAAGAGATCGCCGAGGCCGACGCCGAGGTCGCCGGGGAGCAGTCCGAAGAGGCCGAGACGGCCGAACAGGGCGACGACAAGTAA
- a CDS encoding zinc-binding dehydrogenase, with the protein MTNLAVVAHAADDLRIDDIGEPTPDADEAVVAVSFGGVCGSDLHYWRHGAAGASILREPLVLGHELSGVVVRAAADGSGPAEGTPVAVHPLTPRDDGATPWPRERPNLAPASTYLGSAMHLPHTQGGFAERVALPTRMLFPLPAGLDLATAVLAEPAAVAWHAVERAGTVTGRRVAVIGSGPIGLLAVAAARHHGAGEVVATDLHELPRRLAAARGARTLDARDAAAIEALHADVVIESSGTVPGLAAAVAAARRGGTVVLLGLQAAGTVAAPIATAITRELTLTGSFRFGGEFGEVLAALADGSLAVEGIVTHVTPVAHALDAFATAADASRSSKVVLSFGGNN; encoded by the coding sequence GTGACGAATCTCGCCGTGGTGGCCCACGCCGCCGACGACCTCCGCATCGACGACATCGGTGAGCCGACCCCGGATGCCGATGAGGCCGTCGTCGCCGTCTCATTCGGGGGTGTCTGCGGCTCCGACCTCCACTACTGGCGACACGGGGCTGCGGGAGCATCGATCCTGCGGGAGCCGCTCGTCCTGGGCCATGAGCTGTCGGGGGTGGTGGTGCGCGCCGCTGCCGACGGAAGCGGGCCCGCCGAGGGCACGCCGGTGGCCGTGCACCCGCTGACTCCCCGCGACGACGGCGCGACGCCGTGGCCGCGGGAGCGCCCGAACCTCGCGCCGGCCTCGACCTACCTGGGCTCGGCCATGCACCTCCCGCACACGCAGGGCGGGTTCGCCGAGCGTGTCGCGCTCCCCACGCGCATGCTTTTCCCTCTGCCGGCGGGGCTCGATCTCGCCACGGCCGTGCTTGCGGAGCCCGCGGCGGTCGCGTGGCACGCCGTCGAACGCGCCGGAACGGTCACGGGCCGACGCGTCGCGGTCATCGGGTCGGGTCCCATCGGCCTGCTCGCCGTGGCCGCGGCTCGCCACCACGGTGCCGGCGAGGTCGTCGCCACTGATCTGCACGAGCTTCCGCGCCGTCTGGCAGCGGCTCGCGGGGCGCGTACCCTCGACGCGCGCGACGCGGCGGCGATCGAGGCCCTGCACGCCGACGTCGTGATCGAGTCGAGCGGCACCGTCCCCGGACTCGCTGCGGCGGTCGCGGCGGCGCGGCGCGGCGGGACGGTCGTTCTGCTCGGGCTTCAAGCGGCGGGCACGGTAGCGGCGCCGATCGCGACGGCGATCACACGGGAGCTGACGCTGACCGGGTCGTTCCGTTTCGGCGGCGAGTTCGGCGAGGTGCTGGCGGCGCTTGCCGACGGGTCACTCGCCGTGGAAGGCATCGTGACGCACGTGACGCCCGTCGCTCACGCCCTCGACGCCTTCGCGACGGCGGCGGACGCGTCGCGATCGTCGAAGGTCGTGCTCTCGTTCGGCGGAAACAACTGA
- a CDS encoding fumarylacetoacetate hydrolase family protein, translating to MRIARVETPAGVRTVRLADDGSWIPITDPYAAFADGRRPADEGDPVAGRLLAPCEPIVVVGIAQNGPDHAAPVQAWLKSPRTVTGSDASVALRRDAGTTVAEAEIAVVIGRDTTGLTAANAHEYVLGMTAVNDLSSPDRSVLDPRNFESKAGAGYTPLGPWIDTGLSLDADLALALIVDDEPVRQTSAARLPVSLRDCLAYVAGWNVLGPGDVIMMGAPFSAAPIHPGARVDVVVADVRLRTATF from the coding sequence ATGCGCATCGCTCGCGTCGAGACCCCCGCCGGGGTGCGCACGGTCCGTCTCGCCGACGACGGGTCGTGGATCCCGATCACTGATCCGTACGCAGCGTTCGCGGACGGCCGCCGCCCCGCCGACGAGGGCGACCCGGTCGCGGGACGTCTGTTGGCTCCGTGCGAGCCGATCGTGGTCGTCGGCATCGCGCAGAATGGCCCCGATCATGCCGCTCCCGTGCAGGCATGGCTGAAGAGTCCGCGCACCGTCACCGGGTCGGACGCGTCGGTGGCGCTCCGGCGCGACGCGGGCACCACGGTCGCCGAAGCCGAGATCGCCGTCGTCATCGGTCGCGACACCACCGGGTTGACGGCGGCGAACGCCCACGAGTACGTGCTCGGCATGACTGCCGTCAACGACCTGTCGAGCCCCGACCGGTCGGTCCTCGATCCGCGCAACTTCGAGTCCAAGGCGGGCGCGGGCTACACACCGCTCGGGCCGTGGATCGACACCGGGTTGTCGCTCGATGCCGATCTGGCTCTGGCGCTCATCGTCGACGACGAGCCGGTCCGGCAGACCTCCGCCGCGCGTCTGCCGGTCTCGCTGAGGGACTGCCTGGCCTACGTCGCCGGGTGGAACGTCCTCGGCCCGGGCGACGTCATCATGATGGGGGCACCGTTCTCCGCCGCACCGATCCACCCGGGTGCGCGGGTCGACGTCGTCGTCGCCGATGTGCGCCTTCGCACCGCAACTTTCTGA
- a CDS encoding SDR family oxidoreductase, which translates to MTAAFDLTGRLALVTGSSRGIGRALAQGLAEAGATTLVHGRDAETAGRAAEEISASTGVAAHAVTFDVGESGAVDEGVSLIEHRYGVPDIVVNNAGIQRRAPIAEFADTDWDDLVRTNLSSAFYVSRRVAGGMISRGSGKLVQIGSVQSQLARPSIAAYGATKGAITMLTKGLCADLAPHGIQANAIAPGYFATELTRALVDDEKFSAWVRSRTPAGRWGNTGDLVGALVFLSSSASDFVNGQTIFVDGGMTAVV; encoded by the coding sequence ATGACGGCCGCGTTCGACCTGACCGGGCGGCTGGCCCTGGTCACCGGTTCCAGCCGCGGCATCGGCCGGGCCCTCGCGCAGGGCCTCGCCGAGGCGGGGGCCACGACGCTCGTGCACGGACGGGATGCCGAGACCGCCGGACGCGCGGCGGAGGAGATCTCCGCGTCGACCGGGGTGGCCGCTCACGCGGTGACCTTCGATGTGGGGGAGTCCGGCGCTGTCGACGAGGGCGTCTCTCTCATCGAGCATCGCTACGGCGTGCCCGACATCGTCGTGAACAACGCCGGCATCCAGCGGCGCGCGCCGATCGCGGAGTTCGCCGACACCGACTGGGACGACCTGGTGCGCACGAACCTCTCGAGCGCGTTCTACGTCTCCCGACGTGTGGCCGGCGGCATGATCTCGCGCGGATCGGGCAAGCTCGTGCAGATCGGTAGCGTCCAGTCGCAGCTGGCCCGCCCTTCCATCGCGGCGTACGGCGCGACGAAGGGAGCGATCACGATGCTCACGAAGGGCCTGTGCGCCGATCTCGCGCCGCACGGCATTCAGGCCAACGCCATCGCACCCGGGTACTTCGCCACGGAGCTGACCCGGGCACTCGTCGACGACGAGAAGTTCTCCGCGTGGGTGCGCTCGCGCACGCCCGCGGGGCGGTGGGGGAACACCGGCGACCTGGTGGGGGCGCTGGTGTTCCTCTCGAGCTCGGCGAGCGACTTCGTCAACGGCCAGACGATCTTCGTCGACGGCGGCATGACGGCGGTGGTCTGA
- a CDS encoding MFS transporter: MAVTTAPTAPPVPQDDPEYAANLRRATLASSIGSALEYFDFALYGLSTALIFNVLFFSQDNPALATVAAFATYGVGFLARPFGGLFFGVLGDKLGRKWVLVITIVLMGGASTAIGLLPTYEAVGILAPILLVIMRLLQGFGAGAEQAGATVLMAEYAPVKRRGFFSALPFIGIQAGTLLAAVVFSLISLLPEDQLLSWGWRVPFLASFVLILLALFIRMRLRETPTFIELEKSEQIAERPVRDIFTRGLPGVIVGIGLRMAENGGSYMFNTLALTFFVASVGGQADRSLLTWGVTLGSLIGIFSVPLTGALSDRMGRRTVYRAGAVFMLLFTFPAWWLISLGSYPITIAVVAIGIGVAVNSMLGPQCAMLPELFGNRHRYLGVAMAREISAVLAGGLAGVLGAYIIAVSGANWLLLAIYMATLALITTASTFLVPETLRRDLTRTDDAIKVSREEAGEGVDATTVTVRTIR; this comes from the coding sequence ATGGCCGTGACCACTGCACCCACCGCACCGCCCGTGCCGCAGGACGACCCCGAGTACGCCGCCAATCTGCGGAGGGCGACCCTCGCCTCCAGCATCGGCAGCGCGCTCGAGTACTTCGACTTCGCGCTCTACGGGCTGTCGACGGCGCTGATCTTCAACGTCCTGTTCTTCTCGCAAGACAACCCGGCCCTGGCCACGGTCGCCGCTTTCGCGACCTACGGCGTCGGCTTCCTGGCACGTCCCTTCGGCGGACTCTTCTTCGGCGTGCTCGGCGACAAGCTCGGCCGTAAGTGGGTCCTCGTCATCACGATCGTGCTGATGGGCGGGGCGTCCACCGCCATCGGCCTCCTGCCCACGTACGAGGCCGTCGGCATCCTCGCTCCGATCCTGCTCGTGATCATGCGACTGCTGCAGGGCTTCGGCGCCGGCGCCGAGCAGGCGGGGGCCACGGTCCTCATGGCCGAATACGCCCCCGTCAAGCGCCGCGGATTCTTCTCGGCCCTGCCCTTCATCGGCATCCAGGCCGGAACGCTGCTCGCGGCCGTCGTGTTCAGCCTCATCTCGCTGCTGCCCGAAGACCAGCTGCTCAGCTGGGGCTGGCGCGTGCCATTCCTCGCCTCGTTCGTGCTGATCCTCCTCGCGCTGTTCATCCGCATGCGCCTGCGCGAGACGCCGACCTTCATCGAGCTCGAGAAGAGCGAGCAGATTGCCGAGCGGCCCGTGCGCGACATCTTCACGCGCGGTCTGCCCGGAGTCATCGTCGGTATCGGGCTCCGCATGGCCGAGAACGGCGGCTCCTACATGTTCAACACCCTCGCGCTGACCTTCTTCGTCGCGTCGGTGGGGGGACAGGCCGACCGCAGCCTCCTCACCTGGGGGGTCACCCTCGGCTCGCTGATCGGCATCTTCTCGGTGCCGCTGACGGGCGCCTTGTCCGACCGGATGGGTCGTCGCACGGTGTACCGCGCGGGCGCGGTGTTCATGCTGCTGTTCACCTTCCCCGCCTGGTGGCTGATCTCGCTCGGGAGCTACCCGATCACGATCGCCGTCGTCGCGATCGGTATCGGCGTCGCCGTCAACTCCATGCTCGGACCCCAGTGCGCGATGCTCCCTGAGCTGTTCGGCAACCGCCACCGTTACCTCGGCGTCGCGATGGCGCGAGAGATCTCGGCGGTGCTCGCCGGTGGCCTCGCGGGTGTGCTGGGCGCCTACATCATCGCCGTCAGCGGCGCGAACTGGCTGCTGCTGGCGATCTACATGGCCACGCTCGCCCTGATCACCACGGCATCCACCTTCCTCGTCCCCGAGACGCTGCGCCGCGACCTCACGCGCACCGACGACGCGATCAAGGTGTCTCGCGAAGAGGCCGGCGAGGGCGTGGACGCCACGACCGTCACCGTGCGGACGATCCGATGA
- a CDS encoding IclR family transcriptional regulator has product MTDDDGRLARDPAPAVGRSIRLLGLLAEAERALTLTELASGLGLAKSSTANLCLSLEAERMIERVPLGYRLGIRTAELGGAFAAQFNQVREFYAVCESSPVLVRELVQVAVLDDADSLYLARYEGSRSVRLGTPLGSRLPAALSATGRALLMTRDDATVRDLLARRGPLPALTAHSTVDVEGILVKLAVARERGWAIDEEESFRGIVGVAVPLEGWAPGDPQLALGVGIPVLDATPERITRVGEALRGAASALTNPFSAAPRP; this is encoded by the coding sequence ATGACCGACGACGACGGCCGGCTCGCACGGGATCCCGCCCCGGCGGTGGGACGCAGTATTCGCCTGCTCGGGCTTCTGGCCGAGGCCGAGCGTGCGCTCACCCTGACCGAGCTGGCATCGGGGCTGGGGCTGGCGAAGTCGTCGACCGCCAACCTGTGCCTCTCGCTCGAGGCGGAGCGCATGATCGAACGCGTCCCGCTCGGCTATCGCCTCGGCATCCGCACCGCCGAGCTCGGCGGAGCTTTCGCGGCGCAGTTCAACCAGGTGCGCGAGTTCTACGCCGTCTGCGAGTCGTCGCCCGTGCTGGTGCGTGAGCTCGTGCAGGTGGCGGTGCTCGATGACGCCGACTCGCTCTACCTCGCCCGGTACGAGGGCTCGCGCTCGGTGCGTCTGGGCACGCCGCTGGGCTCCCGACTTCCCGCCGCCCTGTCGGCGACGGGGCGCGCGCTGCTCATGACGCGCGACGACGCTACCGTGCGGGATCTGCTCGCGCGTCGAGGCCCGCTGCCCGCGCTGACGGCGCACAGCACGGTCGATGTCGAGGGCATCCTCGTGAAGCTGGCGGTCGCTCGCGAGCGCGGATGGGCCATCGACGAGGAGGAGTCGTTCCGGGGGATCGTCGGGGTGGCCGTGCCCCTCGAGGGGTGGGCGCCGGGCGATCCGCAGTTGGCCCTGGGTGTCGGCATCCCCGTTCTGGATGCCACGCCCGAGCGCATCACGCGCGTCGGAGAGGCGTTGCGCGGGGCCGCGTCGGCGCTGACGAATCCGTTCAGCGCGGCACCGCGCCCCTGA
- a CDS encoding D-2-hydroxyacid dehydrogenase: MSTHKSLRAVVAVPLAEEHCRLIERLEPRLELVRDAALTRPMRGPADWSGDPAHVRTDAEQRAFEAMIDSAEALFGIPDVEPAALSRTVAANPGLRWVMTTAAGGGGQVKAAALDDTALERVVFTTSAGVHGGPLAEFAVFGVLAGAKGLPRLRADQDARVWSDRWEMRQIDEMTVLVVGLGGIGAECARRFHALGAEVWGTTRSGAPVEGVDRLVPLDDLAEAVGQVDAIVVTLPGTDQTHHLIGADMFAAVRPGVVLASVGRGSVIDESALLAALDDGRVGFAALDVFEVEPLPVDSPLWGHPRVLVSPHTAALSSREEERIARRFAENATRLIDGQPLRAVVDTVEFY, from the coding sequence ATGTCGACGCACAAGAGCCTACGCGCGGTGGTAGCCGTTCCTCTGGCGGAGGAGCACTGCCGGCTCATCGAGCGGCTGGAGCCGCGGCTCGAGCTGGTGCGCGATGCCGCTCTCACGCGCCCCATGCGCGGCCCCGCCGACTGGTCGGGTGACCCGGCCCACGTGCGCACCGACGCCGAGCAGCGCGCCTTCGAGGCGATGATCGACTCGGCCGAGGCGCTCTTCGGCATTCCCGACGTCGAACCGGCCGCGCTCTCGCGCACGGTCGCGGCCAACCCGGGCCTGCGGTGGGTCATGACGACGGCCGCCGGTGGCGGCGGGCAGGTGAAGGCGGCAGCCCTCGACGACACGGCTCTCGAGCGCGTCGTGTTCACCACGAGTGCGGGTGTGCACGGCGGACCGCTCGCGGAGTTCGCGGTGTTCGGAGTGCTCGCGGGGGCCAAGGGACTGCCGCGCCTGCGGGCAGACCAGGATGCGCGCGTCTGGTCCGATCGGTGGGAGATGCGCCAGATCGACGAGATGACCGTGCTCGTCGTGGGACTCGGCGGCATCGGTGCCGAATGCGCTCGCCGCTTCCACGCTCTGGGCGCCGAGGTGTGGGGCACGACCCGCTCGGGCGCGCCGGTCGAGGGAGTCGACCGCCTCGTACCGCTCGACGATCTCGCCGAGGCCGTCGGGCAGGTGGATGCCATCGTCGTGACGCTCCCCGGGACCGATCAGACGCACCACCTCATCGGCGCGGACATGTTCGCCGCCGTCCGCCCGGGGGTCGTCCTCGCCAGCGTCGGGCGCGGCAGCGTCATCGACGAGAGCGCCCTACTCGCGGCCCTCGACGATGGCCGGGTCGGTTTCGCGGCGCTCGACGTGTTCGAGGTCGAGCCGCTGCCCGTCGACTCGCCGCTGTGGGGGCACCCGCGCGTTCTCGTGAGCCCGCACACGGCCGCGCTGAGCAGCAGGGAAGAGGAGAGGATCGCCCGTCGCTTCGCCGAGAACGCCACGCGCCTGATCGATGGACAGCCGCTGCGCGCGGTTGTCGATACGGTCGAGTTCTACTGA
- a CDS encoding NAD(P)-dependent oxidoreductase — protein MTPLDDETTPATVRLGVWGLGAMGAPMAHHLLAARGSLTVHARRRRPALIEAGAQWAETVRDLAVHTDAVLVMLPDLPQLEEHLDGPDGLLAGIGDRAFLVMIGSTSSPVGVRELSDRLPDGIRVVDCPVSGGEDGAKAGRLSIMLGGSPADTDRAAALLAPCGTPVRLGPLGAGQVAKACNQLVVASTILALGEATELAARSGVDPATLWELLGGGYAGSRLLESRRERLVTGDDSPSGIAEYMVKDLRFAADIAASTDTRPALLPALRAAFDEIVERGLGGRDIAVTRRFTAERSSAPTHTD, from the coding sequence ATGACACCTCTCGACGACGAGACCACCCCCGCCACCGTCCGACTCGGGGTATGGGGCCTCGGGGCGATGGGGGCACCGATGGCGCACCACCTGCTCGCCGCCCGCGGCTCCCTGACCGTCCACGCGCGCCGGCGACGCCCGGCGCTCATCGAGGCCGGCGCGCAGTGGGCCGAGACGGTCCGTGACCTCGCCGTCCACACCGACGCCGTGCTCGTGATGCTGCCCGACCTTCCGCAGCTCGAGGAGCACCTCGACGGGCCCGACGGGCTGCTGGCAGGCATCGGCGACCGCGCTTTTCTCGTCATGATCGGCTCGACCTCGTCACCCGTGGGCGTGCGGGAGCTGTCGGACCGCCTCCCCGACGGCATCCGGGTGGTCGACTGCCCCGTCTCGGGCGGCGAGGACGGCGCGAAAGCCGGACGACTGTCCATCATGCTCGGCGGCTCCCCCGCCGACACCGACCGGGCTGCCGCACTTCTGGCTCCGTGCGGAACGCCCGTGCGTCTCGGCCCCCTCGGCGCCGGGCAGGTGGCGAAAGCCTGCAACCAACTCGTCGTCGCCTCGACGATCCTCGCGCTCGGGGAGGCGACCGAGCTCGCCGCGCGTTCCGGCGTCGACCCCGCCACCTTGTGGGAGCTTCTGGGCGGCGGGTACGCCGGATCACGCCTGCTCGAGAGCCGTCGCGAGCGCCTCGTCACGGGCGACGACTCCCCCAGTGGCATCGCGGAGTACATGGTGAAAGACCTGCGCTTCGCGGCCGACATCGCCGCATCCACCGACACGCGGCCCGCGCTGCTGCCGGCCCTGCGAGCCGCCTTCGACGAGATCGTCGAGCGGGGCCTGGGCGGCCGCGACATCGCCGTCACCCGCCGCTTCACGGCGGAGCGCAGCTCGGCCCCCACCCACACGGACTGA
- a CDS encoding FadR/GntR family transcriptional regulator, whose product MTLDRPAVSTLHDALVDRLGSAIVDGELGAGSRLITAELSPGSSRGAGREAVRVLQSLGLVRVRRKTGVEVLPSTQWNVYAPEIIAWRLAGPGRHAQLRELSELRGAIEPLAARAAATHATDAQRQVLVAAVMEMARTEHDADGAEYLAADIRFHRTVLAASGNTMFAALGAVVESVLVGRTRHELMPHDANPHAVRWHQDVAFAVAAGRADDAVQAMHLIVREAGDAMASAVSSE is encoded by the coding sequence ATGACGTTGGACCGTCCCGCCGTGTCGACGCTGCACGACGCCCTCGTCGACCGCCTGGGCTCGGCGATCGTCGACGGGGAGCTGGGCGCCGGCTCGCGCCTCATCACAGCCGAGCTCTCGCCCGGATCGTCGCGCGGAGCGGGCCGTGAGGCCGTGCGCGTGCTGCAGTCGCTCGGGCTCGTGCGGGTGCGTCGAAAGACGGGTGTCGAGGTGCTTCCGTCGACGCAGTGGAACGTCTACGCGCCCGAGATCATCGCCTGGCGCCTCGCCGGTCCCGGCCGGCACGCGCAGCTACGCGAGCTCAGCGAGCTCCGCGGTGCGATCGAACCGCTCGCTGCGCGTGCCGCGGCGACCCACGCCACCGACGCGCAGCGCCAGGTGCTGGTGGCCGCGGTGATGGAGATGGCGCGCACCGAGCACGACGCGGACGGCGCCGAGTACCTCGCGGCCGACATCCGCTTCCACCGCACGGTGCTCGCGGCATCCGGCAACACGATGTTCGCCGCCCTCGGCGCGGTCGTCGAATCGGTGCTGGTGGGGCGGACGCGACACGAGCTCATGCCGCACGACGCCAACCCGCATGCCGTGCGGTGGCACCAAGACGTGGCCTTCGCCGTCGCGGCCGGTCGCGCCGACGACGCCGTGCAGGCGATGCACCTCATCGTGCGCGAGGCGGGGGATGCGATGGCCTCCGCGGTGAGCTCGGAGTAA